The Candidatus Methylomirabilota bacterium genome contains the following window.
GTGGCTCATCAAGCGGTTCCTCGACCACGAGGCGCGCTTCGAGTTCGCCGACCAGGCGGACGCGGCGACGAAGGGGATCCCGTTCGACGTGCTCGGCGCGGAGTTCGGTCACCACGGCGAGGACTGCACGTTCGAGACGCTCCTGAAGCGCGGGGGCGTCAGGGACCGGCGCCTCGGCGCGATCGCCGAGATCGTCCACGAGGCGGACCTGCGCGACGGCAAGTTCACGCGGAGCGAGGCCACGGGCGTGGACCTGGCGATCCTGGCGCTCGCCGCCACGCTCCACGACGACCACGAGCTGCTCGAGCGCGGCATGGCGCTGTTCGACGGGCTCTACGACGTCCTGAAGCAGAAGAGCTGAAGGAGGAAGCGGTGAGCTGGTCACGTCGCGGGGTGCTCGGGTCGCTGGCGATGCTCTGGACGTGGCTCGGCCTGTCGCGCGCCACGGGCGCGGCGGAGCTCACGGTGCCCGGGGACCCGCCTGCGCGGCGGTTCGACTTCGAGACCGGGGGCGCCGAGGGGTGGACGACGGTCGACGGGCGCTGGGGCGTGGAGGAGATGGACGGCGCGCCGAGCGGGAGGCGGGTGCTCGTCCAGCGCGCCGTGCAGAACGCCTTCAACGTCGTGGTCGCGCCCGGCGGACCGTACGCCGACGTCGACGTCTCGGTGCGCGTGAAGCCCATCTCGGGACGCGAAGACGCGTCGGGCGGGGTCGTGTTCCGCTTCGCGGACGGACGCTACTACGTGATTCGAGCCAACGCGCTCGAGAACAACTTCCGCCTGTACGCCTACGACCACGGCCGGCGCCAGCTGGCGAGCGCGACCGTCGAGCGCCCGGCGCTCGGCCGGTGGCACACGCTCCGCGTCGTCGCGGTCGGCGATCGCATCCAGGGCCACCTCGACGGCCGGCTCCTGCTCGACCACCGGGATGCCCGCCTCCGTTCGGGACAGGTCGGGCTGTGGACGAAGGCCGACTCGATCACGGCCTTCGACGATTTCGTCGTCCGTGGAACCAACTAGCACGAAGCCACGACCGGAGAAAGAGGCCAGCCATGAAATGGGTGACGCGAGAGAAAGCGCGAGTGGATCGGATCGCCTGCCCCTGGCTCATCACGCGCTTCATCGACAAGGAGGCTGAGTTCCTGTTCGTTCCCCCGGCGGAGGTCATGAGGGTCGCCGAGCGCGAGCAGGCGGTCCCCTACGACGTGCCGGGCGTCGAGCTCGGCCACCACGGCGAGCGGTGCTCGTTCGACGCGTTCGTCGAGAAATATCGCCTCGACGACCCCGCGCTGCGCGCGCTCGCGCCGATCGTCCGGGGCGCTGACACGGACGCCCGCCAGCTCACGCCGGAGTCGGCCGGCCTCTACGCGCTCGCCACGGGGTTCCAGGCGATCGCCAAGGACGACCACGACAACATGGCGAAGCAGTTCCCGGCGTACGACGCGCTCTACGCCTACTGCCGCGCCCGGGCGAAATGATCGCGTGATGCTGGAGCACGTCGGCGACGTCGACCTGCCGCAACACGCGAAGGCCGGGGGCTTCGATCACGCGGCGGTGCACGGCCCGGCGGGCAGGCTCTACGTCGCGCACACGGCCAACGACGCGGTGGACGTGATCGACTGCCGGACCAACACGTACCTCCGCTCGATCCCGCACCTTCCGGGTGTCGCCGGGGCGCTCGTCGCGGAGGCGCACGACCTCGTGTTCACCTCGAATCGCGCGGAGAACACGGTCGCCATCGTGTCCTCGACGCGGGACGCGACGCTCGCCAGGGTGAAGGTGGGGCTCCGGCCGAACGGTCTCGCTTACGACGCCGGCCGCGGGCTCCTCCTGGCGGCGAACGTGGGCGATCCGGCGCGGCCCGGCTCGTTCACGATGTCGGTCGTCGACGTCGCGGGCCGCGCGATGATCGTCGACATTCCCGTCGAGGGACGAACGCGCTGGACGATCTTCGATCCTGAGCGCGGCCGGTTCTACGTGAACATCGCCGATCCGCCGCAGATCGCGATCGTCGACGCCGCGCGCCCCGAACGGATCGCCGGCGCCTTCACAGTCCCGGCCGCGGGACCCCACGGCCTCGATCTCGACGCGGCCACGGGGCGCCTGTTCTGCGCGTGCGACGGCCGCGCGCTCGTGGTCCTCGACGGCGCCTCGGGCGACGTGCTGGCGCAGGCGGAGCTGGCCGGCGCGCCCGACGTCATCTTCTTCAACGCGGCGCTCCGCCACCTGTACGTGGCCATCGGCGACCCCGGGGTGATCGAGGTCTTCGAGACCGATCGGATGCGCCGCATCGAGACGGTGACGACGGGGCGCGGCGCGCACACGCTCGCGTTCGACGGGGTCCGGAACACCGTCTACGTCTTCTTGCCGGACACGCATCGGGCCTCGGTGTACGAGGATCGGGGGGCCTGACGTGGACCCTCAGCTCCTCGTCTTCGTGGGCGTGGCCACGCTCCTCACCGTCACGCCGGGCCCCGACACGATGCTGGTCATGCGCAACGTCCTCGCGCGCGGGCGGCGGGCCGGGCTCCTGACGACCGCGGGCATCAGCGCGGGAATCTTCGTCCACGCGACCCTCTCCGCGCTCGGCGTCTCGCTGATCCTCGCCCGCTCGGCGCTGGCCTTCGAGGTGGTCAAGCTCGCCGGCGCCGGCTACCTGATCGTCCTCGGCGCCCAGTCGCTCCTCCGCCTGCGGCGCCCGGACGCGGCCGCGGTCCCCGACGGCCCGGCGCCTGCCGGCGGCGGGTCACGCTCGCTGGTCGAGGGCCTGCTGACGAATCTCCTCAACCCGAAGGTGGCGATCTTCTACCTCTCGTTTCTTCCGCAGTTCATCCGGGTCACCGACGCGGTGCTCACGAAGTCGCTCCTGCTCGCGGCGATCCACGTCGGCATGGGCGTCGTCTGGCTTCTCAGCGTGTCGGTCTTCGTCGGCGCGCTGCGCGGGCTCCTCGAGCGCCGGCGCGTGCGGCGGATGCTCGAGGGCGTGACCGCCGCCGTGCTCGTCGGGCTCGGCGTCCGGCTGGCGCTCGAGCGCCGTTAGGAGGGTGTCACCATGAACTGGAAGGAAATCGTGTCCACGTTCCTCCGACTGGGGGCCACGTCCTATGGCGGTCCCGCGATCATGGGTATCATGCAGGCGGAGCTGCTGGAGAAGCGGCGCTGGGTCACCCGCGAGCGGTTCGTCGAGGGCCTGTCCCTGGTGAACATGCTGCCGGGCGCGACGGCGACGCAGCTCGGCATCTTCCTCGCGTACGCCCGCGGTGGCTGGTGGGCGGGCCTGCTCGGAGGGGTCGCGTTCGTGCTCCCCGCCTTCGTCGTCATGCTCGCGCTCACGATCGGCTATGCGGCCCTCGGCGTCACGCCGATCATGCGCGGCGCGCTCTACGGTCTCGGGCCGGTGGTCCTCGGGATCTTCCTGGTCGCCGTCTATCGGCTGGCCAGGTCCACCGCGAGTACGGTCCCGCAAGCCGTCATCGGCGGCGCGGCGGCCGGCGCCCTGCTCGCGAGCCCTCTCGGCGTCGCGGTGATCCTCCTGCTCGCCGGCGCCGTGGGGCTCTTTCTCTTCCACTCGAAGAGGCTGGGAGCGATCGCCCTCGGCTCGCTGGCCGCGGTCCTCGCCGTGGCACCGGCCGTCTGGTGGTCGACGCCGGCGTCCGTCTCGGCCGCGAGCCGCGGCGTCCCTCAGCCCGCGGGGTTGCTGGACATCGGCGTGTACTTCTTCAAGGTCGGCGCCCTCACCGTCGGCGGCGGACTGACGATGCTCGCGTTCATCCAGGACCAGGTGGTCGAGCAATTCCACTGGCTGACGCCGCGGGAGTTCATCGACGGCTTGGCACTCGGCCAGTTCTCACCCGGCCCCGTGCTGATGGTGGCGGCGTACGTAGGCTACAAGGTCGCCGGTGTCGCCGGCGCCACGGTGGCCGCCGCCGCGGTCTTCCTGCCGTCGTTCATCATCATGCTGGCGGTCCTGCCCGTGCTCGACCGCGCGAGGCGGCTCACGTGGACGAGGGCGGTGCTCAAGGGGATGGGGCCGGCGGTGATCGGCGTTCTCGCGGTGTCCCTGTTCCGTCTGGCGCCGTACGCGCTTCCCGACCCGTTCGCGATCGTGATCCTCGTCCTGACGATCACGACGCTCCTCGTGTGGCGGGTCGGCACCGTGAGGCTCATGCTCGCGGGCTCGCTCCTCGGGGTGCTGCGGAGCCGCCTGTTCTCGCTGCCGGGCGTCAGAGCGGCGCGCGACCTCGCGCTCTGGGCGAGAGCCTGATCTGCTAAGCTCTCCTCGCTCAGCCGGACGCGCGAAAGGAGAGACCGCCATGCCCATTCAGACCCGGTACGTGTTCAGCGCCGCGATGGACATCGAGCCCGCGAAGGACAAGGTCTTCAACGAGGTCTACGACACGGACCACGTGCCGCTCATCCTGAAGGTGCCGGGCGTGATCTCGGCGGCGCGCTTCAAGAAGCATGAGCTGACGATGATCATCGGCGGCGAGCGGAAGACCATCGTCTTCGAGAACGAGCCCGTGTACAACGCGCTCTACGAGCTCGAGAGCCCCGAGGTGCTGACGAGCGCGGCGTGGGCGAAGGCCGTGGACGCCGGGCGCTGGCCGGGCGAGGTGCGCTCGTACACGAAGAACCGGCGCCACGTCCTCTACCGGCGCATCTCCTAGCCCCCGCCCGCGTGGCGGACGGGC
Protein-coding sequences here:
- a CDS encoding YncE family protein, which codes for MLEHVGDVDLPQHAKAGGFDHAAVHGPAGRLYVAHTANDAVDVIDCRTNTYLRSIPHLPGVAGALVAEAHDLVFTSNRAENTVAIVSSTRDATLARVKVGLRPNGLAYDAGRGLLLAANVGDPARPGSFTMSVVDVAGRAMIVDIPVEGRTRWTIFDPERGRFYVNIADPPQIAIVDAARPERIAGAFTVPAAGPHGLDLDAATGRLFCACDGRALVVLDGASGDVLAQAELAGAPDVIFFNAALRHLYVAIGDPGVIEVFETDRMRRIETVTTGRGAHTLAFDGVRNTVYVFLPDTHRASVYEDRGA
- a CDS encoding LysE family translocator, giving the protein MDPQLLVFVGVATLLTVTPGPDTMLVMRNVLARGRRAGLLTTAGISAGIFVHATLSALGVSLILARSALAFEVVKLAGAGYLIVLGAQSLLRLRRPDAAAVPDGPAPAGGGSRSLVEGLLTNLLNPKVAIFYLSFLPQFIRVTDAVLTKSLLLAAIHVGMGVVWLLSVSVFVGALRGLLERRRVRRMLEGVTAAVLVGLGVRLALERR
- a CDS encoding chromate resistance protein ChrB domain-containing protein, producing the protein MKWVTREKARVDRIACPWLITRFIDKEAEFLFVPPAEVMRVAEREQAVPYDVPGVELGHHGERCSFDAFVEKYRLDDPALRALAPIVRGADTDARQLTPESAGLYALATGFQAIAKDDHDNMAKQFPAYDALYAYCRARAK
- the chrA gene encoding chromate efflux transporter — its product is MNWKEIVSTFLRLGATSYGGPAIMGIMQAELLEKRRWVTRERFVEGLSLVNMLPGATATQLGIFLAYARGGWWAGLLGGVAFVLPAFVVMLALTIGYAALGVTPIMRGALYGLGPVVLGIFLVAVYRLARSTASTVPQAVIGGAAAGALLASPLGVAVILLLAGAVGLFLFHSKRLGAIALGSLAAVLAVAPAVWWSTPASVSAASRGVPQPAGLLDIGVYFFKVGALTVGGGLTMLAFIQDQVVEQFHWLTPREFIDGLALGQFSPGPVLMVAAYVGYKVAGVAGATVAAAAVFLPSFIIMLAVLPVLDRARRLTWTRAVLKGMGPAVIGVLAVSLFRLAPYALPDPFAIVILVLTITTLLVWRVGTVRLMLAGSLLGVLRSRLFSLPGVRAARDLALWARA
- a CDS encoding family 16 glycoside hydrolase, with product MSWSRRGVLGSLAMLWTWLGLSRATGAAELTVPGDPPARRFDFETGGAEGWTTVDGRWGVEEMDGAPSGRRVLVQRAVQNAFNVVVAPGGPYADVDVSVRVKPISGREDASGGVVFRFADGRYYVIRANALENNFRLYAYDHGRRQLASATVERPALGRWHTLRVVAVGDRIQGHLDGRLLLDHRDARLRSGQVGLWTKADSITAFDDFVVRGTN